A genomic stretch from Pochonia chlamydosporia 170 chromosome 4, whole genome shotgun sequence includes:
- a CDS encoding isochorismatase family protein family (similar to Verticillium alfalfae VaMs.102 XP_003002477.1): MFSFDQALLPQLTTRKALILVDFQNDFLDPNGGLPSTDPDGYINRAVELVKAFRGNGDIIWLQSQFAKPVLVDDESIIVSDAPPSARHKGKRGRTVAPVLPSNPERPMDPEAFLSYPEATCVKPSSWGAKPSPIVESAIEKGDTILSKSHYSGFAGTQLLMLLRAKMVMEVYICGSLGNVGVYATALDAAGHGLSITVVEDCCGYRSEQRLLAAVKSLIDLTGCEIASSPELLESLQPKPAATTARARNSKRDKSAVSLVGKEENGKRNEIKDAAPDLVQHMAGLHLDAETSAAGAGKGAAPSTTSKADSQNAQPKQREALGNGKKPKVTGSGDTEPHQTVVKKDNILHSTVADDLDKNQESTLAATQANTTKPHMNTMGNATPQTTPGHGDEEQILQKGLCEGDTDIIENVLSEDLVKDAFEKLSDEVQWQRMLHQGGEVPRLVAVQGEVSEDGSMPVYRHPSDESPPLLPFSPTVRAIKAETEKHLGHPLNHVLIQFYRDGKDYISEHSDKTIDVVKGSYIANVSLGAERTMVFRTKRQGKDPSRSDASPPGDTKRQAQRAQLPHNSLCRMGLKTNMKWLHSIRQDKRAEREKTPAELAFKGGRISLTFRQIGTFLDKDETIIWGQGATGKTRETAKPVINGQSAEAIEMLKAFGAENNSSIFDWEARYGKGFDVLHISNSPRFFASADTTANMRIGLMLAEYGISFAKGSMAPHSTGGDVSTDAPIRFVDNDANKSAVDGDVAIMLYLDAVYGQTEKSSQNDLALRFTRFQRALKLADMWKHQDKSRPLDKTLQAELATWDEFAKNTSETAGIANSTTSIADFAAWPVLHAMVELYGDGVFDGLARLKAYYERFGEREATKKVVGKSDS, translated from the coding sequence atgtTTTCGTTCGACCAAGCTCTCTTGCCTCAGCTCACCACTAGGAAAGCCTTGATTCTCGTTGATTTCCAAAATGATTTCCTGGATCCCAATGGTGGCCTTCCTTCAACAGACCCTGACGGCTATATAAACCGCGCCGTTGAATTAGTGAAAGCCTTTCGTGGCAATGGCGATATCATTTGGCTCCAGTCACAGTTTGCGAAGCCCGTATTAGTCGACGACGAGTCTATTATCGTTTCTGATGCTCCGCCGTCCGCCAGGCACAAAGGAAAACGAGGGCGAACTGTTGCTCCTGTATTGCCCTCAAATCCGGAGCGTCCAATGGACCCTGAAGCTTTCCTATCCTACCCAGAAGCGACTTGTgtgaagccatcatcatgggGGGCAAAGCCGAGCCCAATCGTGGAAAGCGCAATAGAAAAGGGAGACACCATTCTGTCAAAGTCCCATTACTCTGGTTTTGCTGGTACTCAACTCTTGATGCTCCTACGCGCCAAGATGGTCATGGAAGTCTACATTTGCGGGTCATTGGGCAACGTGGGAGTGTATGCGACCGCCTTGGACGCAGCTGGTCATGGTCTTTCCATCACCGTCGTTGAGGACTGTTGCGGTTATCGAAGCGAACAGCGACTCCTTGCAGCAGTGAAGAGTCTGATTGACCTTACAGGCTGCGAGATTGCTTCCTCACCAGAACTTCTGGAGAGCCTGCAGCCCAAGCCTGCAGCCACAACCGCTCGGGCAAGAAATTCCAAACGGGACAAGTCGGCGGTTTCTTTAGTtgggaaagaagaaaacggCAAACGCAACGAGATCAAAGATGCTGCCCCTGATCTTGTGCAACATATGGCGGGCCTACATCTTGATGCTGAAACCTCAGCTGCTGGGGCTGGGAAAGGCGCAGCACCTTCGACCACCAGCAAGGCTGACTCACAAAATGCCCAGCCGAAACAACGGGAAGCACTTGGAAATGGCAAGAAACCAAAAGTAACTGGCTCCGGTGATACAGAACCACACCAAACTGTAGTGAAAAAGGATAATATCCTCCATTCAACGGTCGCAGATGATCTCGACAAGAATCAAGAGTCGACTCTAGCAGCTACCCAGGctaacaccaccaaaccccaCATGAACACTATGGGCAACgcaacaccacaaaccaCGCCaggccatggtgatgaggaaCAAATCCTGCAAAAGGGACTCTGTGAAGGCGACACCGATATTATTGAGAACGTCCTATCAGAAGACTTGGTTAAAGATGCCTTTGAAAAGTTGAGCGACGAAGTACAATGGCAACGAATGCTGCACCAAGGCGGCGAGGTTCCACGCCTGGTCGCCGTGCAAGGCGAAGTCTCAGAGGATGGAAGCATGCCAGTTTACCGACATCCATCAGATGAATCACCACCATTGCTACCATTTTCTCCAACTGTCCGGGCCATCAAAGCGGAAACCGAAAAACACCTAGGCCACCCACTGAACCACGTGCTGATACAATTCTACCGCGATGGAAAGGACTACATCTCAGAACACAGCGACAAGACCATTGACGTTGTCAAGGGATCATACATTGCCAACGTCAGTCTAGGCGCAGAACGAACAATGGTATTCAGAACCAAGAGACAGGGTAAGGACCCGTCTCGCTCTGACGCTTCTCCTCCAGGAGACACAAAACGCCAAGCTCAACGCGCGCAGCTACCTCATAACTCTCTATGCCGAATGGGTCTGAAGACAAATATGAAATGGCTTCACTCTATCCGTCAAGACAAGCGCGCGGAAAGAGAAAAGACACCCGCAGAACTAGCCTTCAAAGGCGGCAGGATCTCTCTAACGTTTCGACAAATCGGCACCTTTTTGGATAAAGACGAAACCATTATCTGGGGCCAAGGCGCCACCGGCAAGACTCGCGAGACTGCTAAACCTGTCATCAACGGACAGAGCGCCGAAGCCATTGAAATGTTGAAGGCCTTTGGCGCGGAGAACAACTCCTCCATCTTTGACTGGGAGGCACGGTACGGCAAAGGCTTCGACGTCTTACACATCAGCAACTCGCCTCGCTTTTTTGCATCTGCCGATACTACAGCCAATATGCGCATAGGTCTAATGCTCGCCGAGTATGGCATCAGCTTCGCTAAAGGCAGCATGGCACCACATTCAACGGGCGGCGACGTCTCCACAGACGCACCCATTCGCTTCGTTGACAACGACGCAAACAAGTCTGCTGTGGATGGAGACGTCGCCATAATGCTCTATCTAGACGCCGTGTATGGACAAACCGAAAAATCCAGCCAAAATGATCTCGCCCTCCGATTCACACGCTTCCAACGAGCTCTCAAGCTAGCAGACATGTGGAAACACCAAGATAAATCAAGACCATTGGACAAGACACTCCAGGCAGAACTAGCTACATGGGATGAATTTGCGAAAAACACATCCGAAACAGCAGGTATAGCCAATTCAACGACCAGCATTGCCGATTTCGCAGCCTGGCCTGTCCTGCATGCCATGGTGGAACTGTATGGTGATGGAGTATTTGATGGATTGGCGAGGCTGAAGGCATATTATGAGCGGTTTGGTGAACGGGAGGCAACGAAAAAGGTTGTTGGAAAGAGTGACAGCTGA
- a CDS encoding serine hydroxymethyltransferase (similar to Aspergillus terreus NIH2624 XP_001208913.1) yields the protein MSLHGLRGTSRAIRGFARPVVAARRAKSSMAMDGQQQLLAAHLQQADPTVFDIIENEKKRQKHFINLIPSENFTSQAVLDALGSVMQNKYSEGYPGARYYGGNEFIDQSERLCQQRALEAFELDPENWGVNVQALSGAPANLYVYSALMNTHDRLMGLDLPHGGHLSHGYQTPTKKISFISKYFETVPYRLDESTGLIDYDKLEELALIYRPKIIVAGASAYSRLIDYKRMREICDKVNAYMLADMAHISGLVAAKVLPGPFPYADIVTTTSHKSLRGPRGALIFFRKGVRRTNPKTKVDELYNLETPINSSVFPGHQGGPHNHTITALSVALKQAQTPDFHAYQSQVLSNAKAFAKRLGEEKGKGGLGYSIVSGGTDNHLVLADLKPHGVDGGRVERILELVGVAANKNTVPGDRSALVPGGLRMGTPAMTTRGFGENDFVRVADIVDRAVTIAARIDKTVKAAAKERGEKSPGKLKLFLDHVGNGNSEPEIVQLRSEVEDWAGTFPLPWEASQ from the exons ATGTCTCTGCATGGTCTACGAGGCACTTCGCGAGCCATTCGTGGCTTCGCCAGGCCCGTTGTGGCCGCTCGACGAGCAAAGTCGTCGATGGCCATGGACGGCCAGCAGCAG CTCCTCGCCGCTCATTTGCAGCAGGCCGACCCTACTGTTTTCGATATTATTGAGAAT GAGAAAAAACGCCAGAAGCACTTCATTAACCTCATTCCCTCGGAGAACTTTACTTCCCAAGCCGTGCTGGATGCCCTTGGCAGCGTTATGCAGA ACAAGTACTCTGAGGGTTATCCCGGTGCTCGATACTATGGCGGCAACGAATTCATCGATCAGTCTGAGCGTCTTTGCCAGCAGCGCGCTCTTGAGGCCTTTGAGCTGGATCCTGAAAACTGGGGTGTCAATGTTCAAG CCCTCTCCGGCGCCCCCGCCAACTTGTACGTCTACTCTGCGCTCATGAACACCCATGATCGTCTGATGGGTCTTGACCTTCCTCACGGCGGTCATTTATCCCACGGGTACCAGACTCCCACCAAGAAgatctccttcatctccaagtACTTCGAGACTGTCCCCTACCGCCTCGACGAGTCCACCGGTTTGATCGACTACGACAAGCTCGAGGAGCTTGCGCTCATCTACCGCCCTAAGATCATTGTTGCTGGCGCCAGCGCTTACAGCCGTCTCATCGACTACAAGCGCATGCGCGAGATCTGCGACAAGGTCAACGCCTACATGTTGGCCGATATGGCTCACATCTCCGGTCTCGTTGCCGCCAAGGTCCTGCCTGGACCTTTCCCCTACGCCGAcattgtcaccaccaccagccacaaGAGTCTGCGAGGCCCCCGAGGAgctctcatcttcttccgAAAGGGCGTCCGTCGCACCaaccccaagaccaaggttgacgaACTTTACAACCTCGAAACACCCATCAACTCGTCCGTTTTCCCCGGCCACCAGGGTGGTCCTCACAACCACACCATTACCGCTCTCTCTGTCGCCCTCAAGCAGGCCCAGACTCCCGACTTCCACGCGTACCAGTCCCAGGTCCTCTCTAACGCCAAGGCCTTCGCGAAGCGCCTCGGCGAAGAGAAGGGTAAAGGCGGTCTTGGATACAGCATTGTCAGCGGCGGCACCGACAACCACCTCGTTCTCGCGGATCTCAAGCCTCACGGTGTCGATGGCGGCCGTGTCGAACGTATCCTTGAGCTCGTCGGCGTAGCGGCCAACAAGAACACCGTCCCCGGCGACCGCTCTGCTCTCGTCCCTGGTGGTCTCCGCATGGGCACTCCCGCTATGACGACCCGTGGCTTCGGCGAGAACGACTTTGTCCGCGTCGCCGACATTGTGGACCGCGCCGTCACCATCGCCGCCCGCATCGACAAGACCGTCAAGGCGGCCGCCAAGGAGCGTGGTGAAAAGAGCCCCggaaagctcaagctcttcctGGACCACGTCGGTAACGGCAACTCGGAGCCCGAAATTGTGCAGTTGCGAAGCGAAGTTGAGGATTGGGCTGGTACCTTTCCCTTGCCCTGGGAGGCTAGCCAATAA